One genomic region from Stutzerimonas decontaminans encodes:
- the serA gene encoding phosphoglycerate dehydrogenase — translation MSQTSLDKSKIKFLLLEGVHQNAVDTLKAAGYTNIEYLKGALSTEELKEKIADVHFIGIRSRTQLTEEVFDAAKKLIAVGCFCIGTNQVNLNAARERGIAVFNAPYSNTRSVAELVLAEAILLLRGIPEKNASCHRGGWIKSAANSFEIRGKKLGIIGYGSIGTQLSVLAEALGMQVFFYDVVTKLPLGNATQIGSLYELLGMCDIVSLHVPELPSTQWMIGEKEIRAMKKGAILINAARGTVVELDHLAAAIKDEHLIGAAIDVFPVEPKSNDEEFESPLRGLDRVILTPHIGGSTAEAQANIGLEVAEKLVKYSDNGTSVSSVNFPEVALPSHPGKHRLLHIHQNIPGVMSEINKVFADNGINICGQFLQTNEKVGYVVIDVDKEYSDLALEKLQHVNGTIRSRVLF, via the coding sequence ATGAGCCAGACCTCTCTCGACAAGAGCAAGATCAAGTTTCTTCTTCTCGAAGGCGTGCACCAGAACGCCGTCGACACCCTCAAGGCGGCCGGCTACACCAACATCGAGTACCTCAAGGGCGCGCTGTCCACCGAGGAGCTGAAGGAGAAGATCGCCGACGTCCACTTCATCGGCATCCGTTCGCGCACCCAGCTCACCGAAGAGGTCTTCGACGCGGCCAAGAAACTGATCGCTGTCGGCTGCTTCTGCATCGGTACCAACCAGGTCAACCTGAATGCCGCCCGCGAGCGCGGCATCGCGGTGTTCAACGCGCCCTACTCCAACACCCGCTCGGTGGCCGAACTGGTGCTGGCCGAAGCCATCCTGCTCTTGCGCGGCATTCCGGAAAAGAACGCCTCCTGCCATCGCGGCGGCTGGATCAAGTCGGCGGCAAACTCGTTCGAAATCCGCGGCAAGAAGCTCGGCATCATCGGCTACGGCTCCATCGGCACCCAGCTGTCGGTACTCGCCGAAGCGCTGGGCATGCAGGTCTTCTTCTATGACGTGGTGACCAAGCTGCCGCTGGGCAACGCCACCCAGATCGGCTCGCTGTACGAGCTGCTGGGCATGTGCGACATCGTTTCGCTGCACGTCCCCGAGCTGCCATCGACCCAGTGGATGATCGGCGAGAAGGAAATCCGCGCCATGAAGAAGGGCGCCATCCTGATCAACGCCGCCCGCGGCACCGTGGTCGAGCTGGATCACCTGGCCGCCGCGATCAAGGACGAGCACCTGATCGGCGCCGCCATCGACGTGTTCCCGGTCGAGCCGAAGTCCAACGACGAGGAATTCGAAAGCCCGCTGCGTGGCCTGGACCGCGTGATCCTCACCCCGCACATCGGTGGTTCCACCGCCGAAGCGCAGGCCAACATCGGCCTGGAAGTCGCCGAGAAGCTGGTCAAGTACAGCGACAACGGCACCTCGGTGTCCTCGGTCAACTTCCCGGAAGTGGCGCTGCCGTCGCACCCGGGCAAGCACCGTCTGCTGCACATCCACCAGAACATTCCGGGCGTGATGAGCGAGATCAACAAGGTCTTCGCCGACAACGGCATCAATATCTGCGGCCAGTTCCTGCAGACCAACGAGAAGGTCGGTTACGTCGTCATCGACGTGGACAAGGAATACTCCGACCTGGCGCTGGAAAAGCTGCAGCACGTCAACGGCACCATCCGCAGCCGCGTGCTGTTCTGA
- a CDS encoding AI-2E family transporter, with translation MSTPTPQSDSKKVANRAMVQAAVLAAVVLLSIVAWLAFDFLLLLFASILFGVLIHGVSQWISNHTSMPYKLAMPVFFLVMLLALGGAGWWVAPNIAEQADALSDSLPQAVEQLRERAEQLPWMNELMQQGDRLEDSLPDGSSAFSVVTKVMGSVAGALSSFVIAFAIGICLAINPQVYVRGLLKLVPLGYRSRAAEVLGESGATLRAWLLAKLLEMLLIGVLTTLGLWLLGIELALVLGLIAGLLSFIPNIGPVLAVIPALLLASLEGGRTVLYVAGLYLFVQALESYVFTPLMQQRIVSIPPALTIAVQLLFGLLAGTLGLLLATPLAAVGMVLVRMLYVEDLLGDRADATDGSSQ, from the coding sequence ATGTCCACACCCACGCCGCAGAGCGACTCCAAGAAGGTCGCCAACCGTGCCATGGTGCAGGCAGCTGTGCTTGCCGCAGTCGTCTTACTGAGCATCGTCGCCTGGCTGGCCTTCGATTTTCTTCTGCTGCTGTTCGCCTCGATCCTGTTCGGCGTATTGATTCACGGCGTGAGCCAGTGGATCAGCAACCACACCTCCATGCCCTACAAGCTGGCCATGCCGGTGTTCTTCCTGGTGATGCTGCTCGCCCTTGGCGGCGCGGGCTGGTGGGTCGCGCCAAACATCGCCGAGCAGGCCGATGCGTTGTCCGACTCGCTGCCACAGGCCGTCGAGCAGCTGCGTGAACGTGCCGAGCAGCTGCCTTGGATGAACGAATTGATGCAGCAGGGGGATCGCCTCGAAGACTCCCTCCCTGACGGCTCCAGCGCCTTTAGCGTCGTGACCAAGGTGATGGGCTCGGTGGCGGGCGCCCTGAGTAGCTTCGTTATCGCGTTCGCCATCGGCATCTGCCTTGCCATCAATCCGCAGGTTTATGTCCGTGGGCTGCTGAAGCTGGTTCCGCTCGGCTATCGATCGCGTGCGGCTGAGGTGCTCGGCGAAAGCGGTGCGACCTTGCGCGCCTGGCTGCTGGCCAAGCTGCTGGAAATGCTGCTGATCGGCGTGCTGACTACCCTCGGTCTCTGGCTGCTGGGCATCGAGCTGGCTCTGGTGCTCGGGTTGATCGCCGGGTTGCTGTCGTTCATACCCAACATCGGACCGGTGCTGGCGGTGATTCCAGCGCTCCTGCTGGCCTCGCTGGAAGGCGGGCGTACGGTGCTCTACGTCGCCGGTCTCTACCTGTTCGTTCAGGCGCTGGAAAGTTATGTCTTCACGCCGCTGATGCAGCAACGCATCGTTTCGATCCCACCCGCGCTGACCATCGCCGTGCAGCTGCTGTTCGGCCTGCTTGCCGGCACGCTAGGGCTGCTGCTGGCGACGCCACTGGCGGCGGTCGGCATGGTGCTGGTGCGCATGCTGTATGTGGAGGATCTGCTCGGTGATCGGGCCGACGCGACAGACGGTTCTTCCCAGTAG
- a CDS encoding OPT family oligopeptide transporter — protein sequence MIATTPAVSPRELTTRALLTGLLLGALLAPSNVYSGLKIGWSFNMSIIALLIGFAFWQSIAAAFGRPRWSLLESNINQTTASSCASIISGGLVAPIPAYTLLTGQQLDSLPLMAWVFSVSFLGIWVAWYLRPSLIVESGLRFPEGMATLATLQQIYSHGAEAGRRLWVLGSAAVLAAGTKLIDTFFWTLPRWAPSAQLERLTFTFEPSLLLLGFGGIIGLRVGLSLLLGALLAWGLIAPWLLAEGLVRLPAAAQGPQFAALIEWLLWPGVSLMVCATLTSLGLRLLRSRSTSPRQQSRLRRPHGWPAAGFLLSVGLVLALQVSLFGIDPWLALLSIPLALLLAMVAARVVGATGIPPIGAIGQLSQLSFGVFAPGQVPVNLMSANTAGGAAGQCTDLLNDFKVGHAIGAAPGRQAVAQCLGILLGSVVGVLAYQLLIPDPQSMLITPEWPAPAVATWKAVAEALTGGLGALAADVRWAMLAGALCGVLLGTLEGLLPERRLRWLPSSAALGLAFIIPASISLMMTFGAVLAWAFASRWRSLGERFVIVAAAGLVAGESMAGVGESLWQLLR from the coding sequence ATGATTGCCACTACCCCAGCCGTTTCACCCCGCGAACTCACCACGCGTGCGCTGCTGACCGGGCTGCTGCTCGGCGCACTGTTGGCGCCGTCCAATGTGTACTCCGGCCTCAAGATCGGCTGGTCGTTCAATATGTCGATCATCGCGCTGCTGATTGGCTTCGCTTTCTGGCAAAGCATTGCCGCTGCGTTCGGCCGTCCGCGCTGGTCGTTGTTGGAAAGCAACATTAACCAGACCACCGCTTCTTCCTGCGCGTCGATCATCTCCGGCGGGTTGGTGGCGCCGATTCCCGCCTACACGCTGCTCACCGGCCAGCAGCTGGACAGCCTGCCGCTGATGGCCTGGGTGTTTTCGGTAAGCTTTCTCGGCATCTGGGTCGCCTGGTATCTGCGTCCGTCGCTCATCGTCGAGTCGGGGCTGCGCTTTCCCGAAGGCATGGCGACGCTGGCGACGCTGCAGCAGATCTACAGCCATGGCGCCGAAGCCGGGCGCCGGCTCTGGGTGCTGGGCAGTGCCGCCGTGCTGGCGGCAGGGACCAAGCTGATCGATACCTTCTTCTGGACGTTGCCGCGCTGGGCGCCTTCCGCGCAGCTGGAGCGCCTGACCTTCACCTTCGAGCCTTCACTGCTGCTGCTTGGCTTCGGCGGCATCATCGGCCTGCGCGTCGGCCTGTCGCTGTTGCTCGGTGCCCTACTGGCCTGGGGGTTGATCGCGCCATGGCTACTGGCTGAAGGCCTGGTGCGCCTGCCGGCCGCCGCGCAGGGGCCGCAGTTCGCCGCGCTGATCGAATGGCTGCTATGGCCGGGTGTCAGCCTGATGGTCTGCGCGACGCTGACCTCGCTGGGCTTGCGCCTGCTGCGCTCACGTTCGACATCGCCACGCCAACAGTCGAGGCTGCGGCGCCCGCACGGCTGGCCGGCGGCCGGATTCCTGCTGTCGGTTGGGCTGGTGCTGGCGCTGCAGGTCAGTCTGTTCGGAATCGATCCCTGGCTGGCCTTGCTCTCGATTCCGCTGGCACTGCTGCTGGCGATGGTTGCCGCGCGGGTGGTCGGCGCCACCGGGATTCCGCCAATCGGTGCCATCGGCCAGCTGTCGCAGTTGAGTTTCGGTGTGTTCGCGCCGGGCCAGGTGCCGGTGAATCTGATGAGCGCCAACACCGCTGGTGGCGCGGCGGGGCAGTGCACCGATCTGCTCAACGACTTCAAGGTCGGCCACGCCATCGGTGCGGCGCCGGGGCGGCAGGCAGTGGCACAGTGTCTCGGCATTCTGTTGGGCAGCGTAGTGGGCGTACTGGCTTATCAGCTGCTCATCCCCGACCCGCAGAGCATGTTGATCACCCCCGAATGGCCCGCCCCGGCAGTGGCAACCTGGAAGGCCGTCGCCGAAGCACTGACCGGTGGCCTCGGCGCGCTGGCTGCCGACGTGCGCTGGGCGATGCTCGCCGGGGCGCTCTGTGGCGTGCTGCTCGGAACACTTGAGGGGCTGCTGCCGGAGCGGCGCCTGCGCTGGTTGCCAAGTTCCGCGGCGCTCGGACTGGCGTTCATCATTCCGGCCTCGATTTCGCTGATGATGACCTTCGGTGCCGTACTGGCCTGGGCCTTCGCGTCACGCTGGCGCAGCCTTGGCGAGCGTTTCGTGATTGTCGCCGCGGCCGGGCTGGTGGCGGGTGAAAGCATGGCGGGCGTCGGCGAATCGCTCTGGCAGCTGCTGCGCTGA
- a CDS encoding helix-turn-helix transcriptional regulator, with translation MFFRHFLGEQAQVEVSLAGLESAEHRGADLFLVDAGHTEAEQISSLIDQLDEHTPVALVNIVPEQAEQLVEKHPVIRGVFYSHATREHLLEGIRVLLQGGDWLPRVLTERLLGQWRRMRQLAETKSSLTLREREILSLAGKGLSNAEIAEQLCLSPHTIKSHIHNLLRKIGASNRAEAAYLLRSHLDWDKTCSV, from the coding sequence TTGTTTTTTCGCCACTTTCTCGGCGAGCAGGCGCAAGTCGAGGTTTCACTGGCCGGACTGGAATCGGCTGAGCATCGTGGTGCCGATTTGTTTCTGGTCGATGCCGGCCACACCGAGGCCGAACAGATTTCCAGCCTGATCGATCAGCTGGACGAACATACGCCGGTAGCGCTGGTAAACATCGTTCCCGAACAGGCCGAGCAACTGGTGGAAAAGCATCCGGTGATTCGTGGCGTCTTTTACAGCCATGCCACCCGTGAGCACCTGCTCGAAGGCATCCGCGTGCTGCTGCAGGGCGGCGACTGGCTGCCACGCGTGCTGACCGAGCGTTTGTTGGGACAATGGCGGCGGATGCGCCAGCTTGCCGAGACCAAGTCCAGCCTGACGCTGCGCGAGCGGGAGATCCTGAGCCTGGCCGGCAAGGGCCTGTCCAACGCCGAGATCGCCGAACAGCTGTGCCTGAGCCCGCACACGATCAAGAGTCATATCCACAACCTGCTGCGCAAGATCGGCGCATCCAACCGAGCCGAGGCGGCATATCTGCTGCGCAGTCATCTCGATTGGGACAAGACCTGCAGCGTCTGA
- a CDS encoding curli production assembly protein CsgB: MTRPALRRATFLFSLLAGLTGSPLHAADLMDNGDLSPGGIPGAAPVSPPAIQLTASQAAYVQQMGHGNLAELRQNGQALNAQILQQGTDQEAFILQHGDNLLAIVEQVGQGNFAEIRQTGSDNQASISQYGAYNDARIEQTGSGLRSAVTQYGVGQQINIVQGR; the protein is encoded by the coding sequence ATGACCCGCCCCGCCCTCCGCCGTGCCACGTTTCTATTTTCCCTGCTTGCCGGTTTGACCGGCTCGCCGCTACACGCCGCTGACCTGATGGATAACGGCGACCTTTCGCCGGGTGGCATTCCCGGGGCCGCGCCCGTTTCACCGCCGGCAATCCAGCTGACCGCGTCGCAGGCGGCCTACGTCCAGCAAATGGGCCACGGCAACCTGGCCGAGCTGCGCCAAAACGGCCAGGCCCTGAACGCACAGATACTGCAGCAGGGCACCGACCAGGAAGCCTTCATTCTTCAGCACGGTGACAACCTGCTGGCGATCGTCGAACAGGTCGGCCAGGGCAATTTCGCCGAAATCCGCCAGACCGGTAGCGACAATCAGGCCAGCATCAGCCAGTACGGCGCTTACAACGATGCACGCATCGAACAGACCGGCAGCGGCCTGCGCAGCGCCGTGACGCAATACGGCGTCGGCCAGCAGATCAACATCGTGCAGGGTCGTTAG
- a CDS encoding outer membrane beta-barrel protein, producing MKKLSTLALATTLGIFSFGAHAAENFAGFTWGKSTVNTDRSSSLKQNMDGKNRFDDVIKNSGTWGVRAGQMTDEARYYMTYENVSDDYGSSLKLRQQNLIGSYDMFVPLGDTTRLFGGASAGLTKLENESKGYTRDSDIGYLVGLQAGILQKLGDNTSVEAGYRYLRSNAGTEVSERGVGKLGSIDVHSSKQAYLGLNYHF from the coding sequence ATGAAAAAACTTAGCACTCTGGCCCTCGCCACCACCCTCGGCATCTTCAGCTTCGGCGCTCACGCCGCTGAGAACTTCGCCGGTTTCACCTGGGGCAAAAGCACCGTCAACACTGATCGCTCCAGCTCGCTGAAGCAGAACATGGACGGCAAGAACCGCTTCGATGACGTGATCAAGAACAGTGGCACCTGGGGCGTGCGCGCCGGTCAGATGACCGATGAGGCCCGCTATTACATGACCTACGAGAACGTCTCCGACGATTACGGCAGCAGTCTCAAGCTGCGTCAGCAGAACCTGATCGGCAGCTACGACATGTTCGTCCCGCTGGGCGACACCACCCGCCTGTTCGGTGGTGCCAGCGCCGGTCTGACCAAGCTGGAGAACGAGTCCAAGGGCTACACCCGTGACAGCGACATCGGCTACCTGGTCGGCCTGCAGGCCGGTATCCTGCAGAAGCTCGGCGACAACACCTCGGTCGAAGCCGGCTACCGTTACCTGCGCAGCAACGCCGGTACCGAAGTGTCCGAGCGTGGCGTCGGCAAGCTGGGCTCAATCGACGTACACAGCAGCAAGCAGGCCTATCTGGGTCTGAACTATCACTTCTGA
- a CDS encoding response regulator translates to MKVLVVEDEALLRHHLQTRLGESGHIVDAVPNAEEALYQTHEFNHDLAVIDLGLPGISGLDLIRQLRSRGKTFPILILTARGNWQDKVEGLAAGADDYVVKPFQFEELEARMNALLRRSSGFTQATIEAGPLLLDLNRKQATANGEPLALTAYEYRILEYLMRHQQQVVAKERLMEQLYSGDEERDPNVIEVLVGRLRRKLEAQCAMKPIETVRGLGYLFTERCR, encoded by the coding sequence ATGAAAGTGCTGGTGGTGGAAGACGAGGCGCTGCTGCGCCACCACTTGCAGACGCGGCTCGGTGAAAGCGGGCATATCGTCGATGCCGTGCCCAACGCCGAAGAAGCGCTGTATCAAACCCACGAATTCAATCACGACCTTGCCGTCATCGATCTCGGCCTGCCGGGTATCAGCGGGCTGGACCTGATCCGCCAGCTGCGCAGTCGCGGCAAGACCTTCCCCATTCTTATCCTCACCGCCCGTGGCAACTGGCAAGACAAGGTCGAAGGCCTGGCCGCCGGCGCCGACGACTATGTGGTCAAGCCGTTCCAGTTCGAGGAACTGGAAGCCCGGATGAACGCGCTGCTGCGCCGCTCCAGCGGCTTCACCCAGGCCACCATCGAAGCCGGCCCGCTGCTGCTTGATCTCAATCGCAAGCAGGCCACGGCCAATGGCGAGCCGCTGGCGCTGACCGCCTATGAATACCGCATCCTCGAATACCTGATGCGCCATCAGCAGCAGGTGGTGGCCAAGGAGCGGCTGATGGAACAGCTCTACAGCGGTGACGAGGAGCGCGACCCGAACGTGATCGAAGTGCTGGTCGGGCGGCTGCGGCGCAAGCTCGAGGCCCAGTGTGCGATGAAGCCCATCGAAACCGTGCGTGGCCTCGGCTATCTGTTCACCGAGCGCTGCCGATGA
- a CDS encoding ATP-binding protein: MSRRWRRLQARVRNRLTGAMSLRLRLMFGAASLAALFMLALLPALQGAFSLSFEKVIEQRLAADASTLITAAQVEGGQLQMPERLPDEEFDLPDAQLLGFIYDRRGELIWHSRSAADERIDYRPRYEGGSTEFLRVRDADGVEYFVYDVELHLAGSRENAFSFVTMQPTSEYLSLFEEFRRQLYLWLGSGLLVLLVLLWLGLTWGFRTLKRVSAELDQVEAGQRERLSDEHPRELLRLTRSLNRLLDSERRQREQYRNSLGDLAHSLKTPLSVLQGVGETLAAQAQSREQAQVMQAQIERMSQQIGYQLQRASLGKSGLVRHRVQLRPLLDSLCSTLDKVYRDKRVQVELQLAEPCVVPMEQGALMELLGNLLENAYRLCLGQIRISALPDGDNLLLLVEDDGPGVPVDQRARIIRRGERLDGQHPGQGIGLAVVKDILDSYGGELSLGESELGGAAFQIRLRAD, from the coding sequence ATGAGTCGACGCTGGCGCCGCCTGCAGGCGCGCGTTCGCAACCGACTGACCGGCGCCATGTCGCTGCGCCTGCGCCTGATGTTCGGCGCGGCGAGCCTCGCCGCACTGTTCATGCTGGCCTTGCTGCCAGCGCTGCAAGGCGCCTTCAGCCTGTCCTTCGAGAAGGTCATCGAACAGCGCCTGGCCGCCGACGCCAGCACGCTGATCACCGCCGCCCAGGTCGAGGGCGGCCAACTGCAAATGCCCGAGCGCCTACCGGACGAGGAATTCGACCTGCCGGATGCACAGCTGCTCGGCTTCATCTATGACCGTCGCGGCGAGCTGATCTGGCACTCGCGCTCGGCCGCCGACGAGCGCATCGACTATCGTCCGCGTTACGAGGGTGGCAGCACCGAATTCCTCCGTGTGCGCGATGCCGACGGCGTGGAGTACTTCGTCTATGACGTCGAACTGCACCTGGCAGGTAGCCGTGAGAATGCCTTCAGTTTCGTCACCATGCAGCCGACCAGCGAGTACCTGAGCCTGTTCGAGGAGTTTCGTCGCCAGCTGTACCTGTGGCTGGGCAGCGGCCTGCTGGTATTGCTGGTGTTGCTCTGGCTCGGCCTGACCTGGGGCTTTCGCACGCTCAAGCGGGTCAGCGCCGAACTCGACCAGGTCGAAGCCGGCCAGCGCGAGCGGCTGAGCGACGAGCACCCGCGCGAGCTGCTGCGCCTGACCCGCTCGCTGAACCGCCTGCTGGACAGCGAACGACGCCAGCGCGAGCAGTACCGCAATTCGTTGGGTGACCTGGCACACAGCCTGAAAACCCCGCTCAGCGTGCTGCAGGGCGTCGGCGAAACACTCGCGGCGCAGGCGCAGAGCCGCGAGCAGGCGCAGGTGATGCAAGCGCAGATCGAACGCATGAGCCAGCAGATCGGCTATCAGCTGCAGCGCGCCAGCCTCGGCAAGAGCGGCCTGGTGCGTCACCGGGTCCAGCTGCGGCCGTTGCTCGACAGCCTGTGCAGCACACTGGACAAGGTCTACCGCGACAAGCGCGTGCAGGTCGAACTGCAGCTGGCCGAGCCCTGCGTGGTGCCAATGGAACAGGGCGCGCTGATGGAGCTGCTCGGCAACCTGCTGGAAAACGCCTACCGGCTTTGCCTCGGGCAGATCCGCATCAGCGCGCTGCCCGATGGCGACAACCTGCTCCTGCTGGTGGAGGACGACGGCCCCGGCGTGCCGGTCGACCAGCGCGCGCGGATCATCCGCCGCGGTGAACGCCTCGACGGCCAGCACCCCGGCCAGGGCATCGGTCTGGCGGTGGTCAAGGACATCCTCGACAGCTACGGCGGCGAGCTCAGCCTCGGCGAGTCGGAGCTTGGCGGCGCAGCCTTCCAGATCAGGTTGCGGGCGGACTGA
- a CDS encoding ketosteroid isomerase-related protein, whose amino-acid sequence MSLDDRKKLVRQHIDLTWNRGRLALAEHLHSKDFLYKSSFIGRPLVSAEFLDMVRQIRHAMPELEVVVEECIAEGNRVVTWSTLIGTIEHAAFGYPPSDKVLSISAMAFWSITPTQQVQEICTMFDMESFRAQLGLDTRPYAEKSQP is encoded by the coding sequence ATGTCACTGGATGACCGCAAGAAACTCGTCCGCCAGCATATCGACCTGACCTGGAATCGCGGGCGCCTGGCGTTGGCTGAGCACCTGCATAGCAAGGATTTCCTCTACAAGAGCTCCTTTATCGGCCGGCCACTGGTCAGCGCCGAGTTTCTCGACATGGTCCGGCAGATCCGCCATGCCATGCCGGAGCTGGAAGTAGTGGTCGAGGAATGCATCGCCGAAGGCAACCGGGTGGTCACCTGGAGCACGCTGATCGGCACCATCGAACACGCCGCATTCGGCTACCCGCCCAGCGACAAGGTGCTGAGCATCTCCGCCATGGCGTTCTGGAGCATCACCCCGACGCAGCAGGTGCAGGAGATCTGCACCATGTTCGACATGGAGAGCTTCCGTGCCCAGCTGGGCCTGGACACCCGCCCCTACGCCGAAAAATCCCAGCCCTGA
- a CDS encoding proton-conducting transporter transmembrane domain-containing protein: protein MSAWLWLLVPFAPLLGGALLLWLRERCLPWLWLACVPALLAALQPPPALELPWLWEGVRWGADDTLTRAWLGFTAVLWGCAAVFANSSLSRDPRQLRFWAFWQLALAGNLLLIVATDALSFYLGFSAMSLSAYGLIVHRGGPGPRRAGRLYLQLAICGEMLLLAGLLLRTHATGQAFDFASWQAQPIDHLTLALLLLGLGLKAGFWPLHVWLPLAHPEAPAPASAVLSGAMLKAGILGIWRCVPEADPTLAAWSTPLLVAGIFGALYAAALGLCAGKSKAVLAYSSVSQMGWMLMILALAWSLQQPSAALLAILLLFGMHHGLAKGALFLAAGMVHEGRLPRLAWALLLLPALAIMGAPLTSGAAVKYLLKDAWHDSAFAAWAPWLTLASFATALLLLRALWLMWRDQQHASARPPAGQWLPWATLSLTSLLLPWVWPALREPLLAGLYPGGLWAALWPLLAVVVLTGWVLRRGWRVPPRLARLPNPALWASLYLTRVLRQPPLPVPAIHHDRSRWRQRERRWNRQWERGTLTLSAWLLVALLWLGWLW from the coding sequence ATGAGCGCCTGGTTGTGGTTGCTGGTGCCCTTCGCACCGTTGCTTGGCGGCGCACTGCTGCTGTGGCTGCGTGAGCGTTGTCTGCCATGGCTGTGGCTGGCTTGTGTGCCGGCCCTGCTGGCGGCGCTGCAACCACCGCCGGCACTTGAGCTGCCGTGGTTGTGGGAAGGCGTGCGCTGGGGCGCCGACGACACACTGACCCGCGCCTGGCTGGGTTTTACCGCCGTGCTCTGGGGCTGCGCAGCGGTCTTCGCCAATAGCAGCCTGAGCCGGGACCCGCGCCAGCTGCGTTTCTGGGCGTTCTGGCAACTAGCGTTGGCTGGAAACCTGCTGCTGATCGTCGCCACCGACGCGCTGAGCTTCTACCTCGGCTTCAGTGCCATGAGCCTGTCGGCCTATGGGCTGATCGTGCACCGCGGCGGCCCGGGGCCGCGGCGAGCCGGGCGCTTGTATCTGCAACTGGCGATCTGCGGCGAGATGCTGCTGCTCGCCGGTCTGCTGTTGCGCACCCATGCCACCGGGCAGGCGTTCGACTTTGCCAGCTGGCAGGCGCAGCCGATTGACCATCTGACCCTGGCCCTGTTGCTGCTCGGTCTTGGTCTGAAAGCTGGCTTCTGGCCGCTGCACGTCTGGCTGCCGCTGGCCCATCCGGAGGCACCGGCTCCGGCCAGTGCGGTGCTCTCCGGTGCGATGCTCAAGGCCGGCATCCTCGGTATCTGGCGCTGCGTACCGGAGGCCGATCCGACGCTGGCGGCCTGGAGCACGCCGCTGCTTGTCGCCGGGATTTTCGGCGCGCTCTATGCGGCTGCGTTGGGGCTGTGTGCTGGCAAGTCGAAGGCGGTGCTGGCCTATTCTTCGGTGAGCCAGATGGGCTGGATGCTGATGATCCTGGCGCTGGCCTGGAGCCTGCAGCAGCCGTCGGCTGCGCTTCTCGCAATACTGCTGTTGTTCGGCATGCATCACGGCCTGGCCAAGGGCGCGTTGTTCCTGGCAGCGGGGATGGTCCACGAAGGGCGCCTGCCGCGACTGGCTTGGGCGCTGTTGCTACTGCCGGCGCTGGCGATCATGGGAGCGCCGCTGACCAGCGGCGCAGCAGTGAAGTACCTGCTCAAGGATGCCTGGCACGACAGCGCTTTCGCCGCCTGGGCGCCCTGGCTGACGCTTGCCAGCTTCGCCACCGCGCTGCTGCTGTTGCGTGCACTCTGGCTGATGTGGCGCGATCAGCAGCATGCCAGCGCGCGTCCGCCGGCCGGTCAATGGTTGCCGTGGGCAACGCTCAGTCTGACATCACTGCTGTTGCCCTGGGTCTGGCCTGCATTGCGTGAGCCCTTGCTGGCCGGCCTCTATCCGGGGGGCTTGTGGGCAGCGCTTTGGCCGCTACTGGCTGTCGTGGTGCTAACCGGATGGGTACTGCGCCGTGGCTGGCGAGTGCCGCCACGCCTGGCCAGGCTGCCAAATCCCGCGTTGTGGGCATCGTTGTATCTCACCCGTGTGTTGCGCCAGCCGCCACTGCCTGTACCCGCGATTCACCATGATCGCTCCCGCTGGCGTCAGCGCGAGCGGCGCTGGAATCGGCAATGGGAACGCGGCACTCTGACGCTCAGCGCCTGGCTGCTGGTGGCGCTGCTCTGGCTCGGCTGGCTGTGGTGA